ATCACGTTCCGGCAGAAGATGATGTCGAGGTTCTTTATCGCGCTCGGGTGCTTGAGATTGTGGTAATCGAACGTGATGAGCTTCTTGAGCTCGTCGCGGACGATATATTCGTCGGCCATCGCATCGAAGTACTTGTCGATGATGGCCTTGTCTATCTGCTCGAACTTGTCCTTGCGGTAACGCCCCTCTTTCGCGGCGATGAGCGATTTAAGCGATATGTCGCTTGCGAATATCGACACCTGAGAGCCCCTGAGCGCCTCGCTCTCCCGCACCGTTATCGCGATGGAATACGGCTCTTCGCCGGTGGAGCATCCTGCGCTCCAGATGCGAAGTACCCGGCTGCCTGTTTTTGCCTTGCGCGCCACTATCTCGGGGATGACCGTCTGCTTGAGACTTACGAACTGCGCTTCATTGCGGAAGAATTTGGTGAGATTGGTCGTGACGGAATCGAGGAATTCCTTGAGCGATTCCCTGTCCTTTTTCAGGTACTGGTAGTACGCGTCGTAGTCGGGAAGCGATCGGGCGCGTATGTTCTCATTGATGCGGGATTCAAGGACGACGCGGTTCACCGAGTTGAAGCAGATGCCGCTTTCCTCGTACACCATCGATTTGAATTTCTCGAAATACTCATCGGTCAATGTCAACTTCCTCGATACATGCGTGCTCGGTGCCGCGCGTGCGCTGCCCGGCGCTATCCCTTCGAGAGGACGGCCTTCACGCGCTCAAGCACTTTTTTCCGGTCGAGCGGCTTGGTGATGTAATTCTTCGCGCCGGTCAAAAGCGCCTTTTTTACAAGGTCTTCCTTCCCGAGCGCGGATATCATCACCACGCGCGCGTTCTTATCATATTCGACGATCTTTGCCAATGCGGTGATGCCGTCCATCTTTGGCATGGTGATATCGAGCGTGACGAGATCGGGCTTCAATTCCTTGTACATGACGACAGCGCCCTCTCCGTCCTCGGCCGTACCGATGATCTCATATTCTTCCGATATGAATATCTGCTGCAGCTGCTTGATGACGAACGCGGAGTCGTCGACCAGGAGCAGGCGGAACGGCTTGCCGTTATCGTCGATGCCGTCCGGCGATTTCGCATTGATCTTGCTGCCGATGTCCATTGTTCTCATACCGCGCCTCCACTCTTCCTCTGTTCCACGTGCCTGTGCACTCGCCTACGCCTGCTCGACGATAGCGACAAAAATGTCCATGGGTCCCACATTCGCTATATCGAGCCGCACGAGGAGCGATTCGTTCTTGAACGACTGATAGGTTATCTGATGCCCCTGCACGACGACCGGCGGCGATACGTTCAGGTCATAGCCGATCTTGGATATCTTCGTGACCGCAAGCGCGCTCACCATGTTCGCCAATTCCTTGATGGCATTGATCACCGGCGGACCCACGTTCACGCAGGGCGTTTCGTTCATCGCGGAACCGACCTTGCAGGCCACCTCTTCGCTCATATCGAGGAGGACGTTGCCGCTTGCCTGCCCGGAGATGCCGATGACGATGGCAAGCCCCGATATCTCCGTAACGCCCTCGCGCAGCGTAACATCGCTTATGCGGATATCGTCCTTCAGGTACGTGCCGAGCGTTTCATAGGCAGCCTCGGCGAACGGATTGATATACTCAAGACGCATGCGTTCTCCGCCTTTTTTCAATGCTGAGATGCATTATACCGCCGTGCGGTCAAAAACACAATACCGCGAATTCCAATTCCATGGTGAAAAGTGCAAACTACTATCCATTTTCGTGATATTTGATACAATGGCGCGCATGAAGAAGGATATCATCCCCTATGCGCAAAGCGTGCTCCGCGAAGAAGCCGAGGCGATAATACGCGTGAGCGACAGGCTTTCCGGCGCGTTCACCGAGGCGCTCGATCTCATGCTCGCCTGCAAAGGACGCGTTGTCGTCACCGGTGTCGGTAAAAGCGGGCACATCGGGCGGAAATTCGCATCCACGCTCGCATCCACCGGTACGCCGTCGTTCTTCGTCCATCCGGCTGAATGCCAGCACGGCGATTTCGGCATGATAATAGAAGGCGATGTTATGGTGATAATATCGCAGAGCGGCGAATCGGCGGAAGTACATGGGATAATCCCGTATGTGAAGCGATTCAAGATACCCGTCATCGCGATATGCAATAAACCATCGTCATATCTGGGAAAGAACGCCGCGGTCACGCTGCCGCTCCATGTGGAAAAAGAGATATGTCCGCTTAATCTCGCGCCGACGACGAGCGCGGTGGTCACCCTCGCCCTCTCGGACGCTATCGCGGTTTCGCTCATGAGGATACGCGGCTTCACCGAAAAGGATTTCGCGATCTATCACCCCGGCGGCAGCCTCGGCAAACAGCTTGCCACCGTCGAGGGCATCATGCGCACGGGGAAAGCGCTCACGCTCGTATCGCCTGATGATACACTTGCGAGCGTTCTCGATCGCCTCGTGGCAGAGCGGATCGGATGGGCGCTCATCGTCGATGGAGAGACAAAGAAGCTTTCGGGCATACTCGTTGACGGCGATGTGAAGCGCATACTCATCGGGGCGAAGGCCGGCGAGAACATCCTCGAGAAAAAAGTATCCGATGTGATGACGCACGACCCCAAGACGATAACGAAGGATACGCTCGTCGCCGAAGCGCTTGCCATCATGGAAGGGCGCATCACCATGCTTGTTGTCGTCGAGGACGGGCGCCCCGTGGGCATCGTTCATATCCATGACATATTGAAAAGCAAGGCGATCTGATCCCCTTTCGACGACGATGATCGTGCCGAGTTCCAATATATTTTCAATTTTATGCATTGTAACATCCCTGAATGCAGATATACTATCGGTGAAAGCAGCTATCGGAGGTATTCCATGAGATCATCTTCATTACTTGTATCAGTGCTCATAGGTGCGGCCGTTTTTGCGGAAGTCCCGCGAGAGGGCTGCGTGCTCTGGCTTGAAGCGGATACGCTTTCCGCTTCGCATAAAAGCGGCGATGCGGTCACTGTATGGAAAGCCGTCATCGGGCCGCAGGCGGTTCGAACGCCGATGAAGCTCGTGAACAATCAAAGCGCAACAGCGCCGGTGTTCATTGCGGATGCCGTGAACGGCAGTCCCGCCGTGCGTTTCGACGGGTCCAATACCCAGCTTTCCGTTCTCGGCAATGTCATCTCGAACCTTGCCGGAACACCGTTCTCGATATTCATGATAAGCCGCTCGACGAACAGCACGTTCGGCATCTGCGGCAACTCGTCGATCGGCGGCGGCGGCGTGCCGCGTTTCTATGTGCAGCGCCATGGAATGTTCTTCAGTGAGATGAAGTATTTCATCATGGTGAACACGATAACCGACGCGGCGGAATTGCTCGGTATACAGCACGACGGCGCGAACACGCTCACAAGCTATAAGAACGGCATACTTTCGAAAACGCTGATTGCCGCGATAGTGCCGGCATACGGCGGGGACGGGAATATATCAATCCCGTTCTGGCCTGCAAATCAGCCGCAGCCGGGGGATATCGCGCTTATCCTCATCTACAATCGGTATCTGAGCGAAGCGGAGCGCACCGAAGTCGAGAGGATCTTCACTGCGAAGTACAAGATACGCTAACTGCGTATACCGACACCATGTTTTTTCGCTGAGGGTGCATCGGTGAGTATCCGCTGCCGATATTCTCGCGGCCCCGCACCGAACCGGTTTTTGAACGCACGATAGAAGTAATGTATGTTCGTGAACCCCGTTGCAGCGGCGACCTCATGCGTTCTGAGATCGCGGTTGGCAAGGAGCATCTCAGCCTTTCGCAGACGGCTTTCGAGCAGATACGATATCGGCGAAACGCCGAAGGCCTTGCGGAAAGCGCTTGAAAGATGGGGTACGGAATATCCCGCGTCAAGCGCGAGCGATGCAAGGGTAAGCGGCTTTGCGCTGTGTGTTTCGATATTCCAGCGCGCCCGTATGACCCATTCGGGAATATGCGCGCTGCCCTGCTCGTCGGGCCGATACTGCACAGAAAAGAAATTTTCAAGAAGGCTCGCGAGCATCCGCGCATCCGGCCTCGTGCGAGTGGATATCTCCCGATAGAGAAGCATGAACGTCGCGTCCGCCTGAACGATGTCCTTGATGGCGGCAGGTGTACCGAGCGCTACACCCTTATCCTTCAGCAAAGCATTCGCTTTTTTTCCGGCGAAGTGCAGCCACTGATGCGTCCATCGGCGCGATATATTCCCATAGCAGTGCGGCCAGCCCTTATCCCATACGACGATAGAATTCCCGCTCACGGGAAGATCACCGGCGGGGGTACGCACGTGAGCGGCATCGACAAATACTATCGCCATGAGATCACCGGTCCCCGGACGTTCAATCATGCCGGGGGGCATGGTCTCATGCATGCCGACGATGCGAACCGAAAGATCGGCGGCGGGGTCGAATGAACGGTTAAGCGCGAAGGGCATGCCAAGCTCCGGTATGATGTAAATTCACCGTGATGACAGGTGCGGACATTTTATGGTATACCGACGGGATTACAACAATACGCGTCGCGTAAATGCGAAAAAAGCGCGTCCCCATCTGCTCATCGGATCACGGGCCGTTCCGTTTCATACTGATTTTTTCTGTTCTCTATATTGTATTCATACTTTCAATGTACTATACTTACGGCTTATATTAAGACAATTGCTCATGATAGTATTCATGCAGGAGACCACAATGGCAAAGCACTTTGCTCATCAGCATTTCATCCGGACGTTGATGCTGACGGCCATTATTCTTGCACCCTGTACCGTAAACGCTCAGATGCCGCTCTCAGCCGATGCTTCGCTTTATCTCTGGCTCTCGGCAGACAAGGGTGTTATTACGAACACGGATGGATTCGTGAGCGTGTGGCAGGATCAGTCGCCGGAAAAGAACAATGCCGTGCAGACGTCTGCGGAGAAAAGCCCGGTTCGGGTTGCTGCAGCAATAAACGGACAGCCCGTCGTGCATTTCGACGGCGAAGACGATTCGCTTGTTACAGCAAAGCCGATGCTGCTTACTAAGAACTGCACGGTATTCATTGTCGCGTTAAACACCAAGCAATCGGCAACGGGTTCCGCGCATAAGGCGATATTCGCCGGAGCGCAAAATGTTTATAAAGCGACTGCGACTTCGTACGGATTCGGTTATTCAAGGCTGAGCGATACGTTCATTATCAGGACAGGCGACGGTTCGAAAGAGACCGGACTTGCCATTCCCGACCCGGCGAACGATACCTTTGAACTCATAAGCGTTTCGATAGAAAACGCGAGCTGCCGAGTGTTCCGGGACGGGAAAGCCGCCGGCACATCCGACACCGGACGCACGAGCGGATTTCAGGCCGAGACGTATGTCATCGGCGATCAGTACGGGAGCGAGCTGCGGCAATACACCGGCGCGATAGCGGAGATCGTGGTCTTCAATCGAGCGCTTTTGGACACGGAACGCAGTTCCATCGAACAGTATCTGACGAAAAAATATCTTTCGGGAGAAAGGAAGATCGATCTCGCCGTGTTCCCAAAAAGAAAGGTATGGTCGCCTACCGGCTGGTTCGTTCAAGCGGCGGCAGACCCGAATACCGCGCCCGTCGATGCGAATTGGAATTCGGTACGCGTACTGAATACGGCACGGGCCATCATAGGCCGCGGCGGCCTCGGCAAATTGCCGAGCGGCGTAAAATCCGCTGACGATATCGACGCTGTCTGGTATAAAAAAACCTACGATATACCGGGGGACTGGAAAGACAGATCCGTGTGGATACGATTCACTATGATCGAAGGCCAGGCTGCACTTTTCGTCAACGGCAGAAAAGTCCGGGAAATGCTCCGCGGGGATTGGGAAACGGACATTACGTCGTATGTCACTCCGGGCACGCAGGCGGAAGTGCAGCTCTATTGCACAAGGAATTTCAACGGGCTTACCGCGACGATAGAGGACGATGAGCTTATGCGGCAGGCGCTTACGCATGCCAAACGCACGAAAATGGAATCCCTGGGTCTTACCTATGATGCCGTTCTTTTTCCCCGCGGACGTACGGCATGGCTGAGCGATGCATTCGTCGAGTCGAAAGTCAGGGAGAAAAAGATAGTTCTTGCCGTGACCGCCGGCGGCGATCATGCGCGCGACGGGAATATATCCGGCGTCATTCGCAGCATTACCGAGCCGTCACAGAAACCCGTATCGTTCGGCCCGTTCGCCGTGACCGCAGATGAGAACACATATGAGATTGACTTTAGCGGTACGCCATGGTATCTCGATGCCCCGCATCTGTACCGGATCGAAACGGAATTGCGTGTCGGCGGAAAGGCCGTACAAGCGATGAGCAATACATTCGGTTTTCGCGAAGTTTCCATTGCCGGGAACAAAGTGTATCTCAACGGGCGTCGCTCCACGTGGCGTATGATCGGACCGTTCCACGGCGGCGGCACCTGCAGCACGACAGCGATGAGCACGAACAGCGTGTTCCTTGACCTTTTCAGAAGCATGGGCTTCAATGTTATTCAGCTTCAGCCGAACGGCAGCTTCTGGTGGGGATATCTGACATCGCAATGGCATAACCTTACGACCTACAACCTGCATGACGACAATTTTCTTGACCTCTGCGATCGACTTGGCATCGGCGTGACATTGCCCATCCCCCCCAGCGGCAATAATCAGCGGCTGGCGTTCAAGCTCGACAAAGGATCGAAGGGGTATGAGCAGTATCGCCGCGAGATGCTTGCGTATATAAAAAGGTATCGTCATCATCCCTGCATTCAGGCGTATACGATCGGGATGAACATCATCAATTATGACACGTATGCCGAAAATCTTTCGCCGCGCGGGATGGGTCAGGAATTCCCGGTGGGCAAGGAACGCGCACACGAAGCAGTATCAATAGCCGCCGGCATCGATATCGTGCACGAAATAGATCCGACGGTGCCGGTCTATGTGCATGCCGGCGGTTCATGGGGCGGGGATATTTCCGGCGGGAATCAGCATATGAATCTGCTGCCCATCAGCGAATACGAAAAATGGCCGAGCTATTGGGCGGAGAACGGAAAAAAGCCGTGGGTGGGCGATGAGTTCGGCTGCCCCTGGCTCGGCGATTTTATGTTCAAAAAATACTCGAAAGCCGGCTGGGGGCTCGAGGACAAAGATCCGGTGATCGCATTCACCGAGTTCTGTGCGCTCCTGTACGGCGATGAAGCCTATCGCAATGAGCCGGAACATTATCGGCGGCGGCCGACCGAGGGTCTGGGCGATTATGAAAAATACGGCACGACGTATCTCACCGCGCCGATGCGCTATAGCCGCATACCGGCGTATGAAAATTTCCTCAGTGACTACTATTCCCGCATAGCAAAAAGCTGGCGCACCTGGGGCATTCAGGGCTGGGTGCCGTGGCTTATGGAATTGACCGTCAACTGGCAGAATCCTGTCATCACCGATGTTTTTGTCCAGCGATATGCAGCTGTCATGCAGCCCTTGCTCGTGTATATCGGCGGAAGCCCGGATTTCATCAATCGCGATCGGAACTACTTTCAGAACGAAACGATAACGAAACAGATAGTGATCGTATACGACGGGCCGGAGAGCCGTATCGAATTCCCGGTGCGCTGGCAGGCGAGTTGGGATGACGGCGGCGTGATCGCTTCCGGCACGGAGACGGTGAAGATCGATGCCGGGGGCATTCAGTTCAAACCGATCGTATTGAAAGCGACGACGACGGCAAAAAAACGATATGCGACGATCAAGATCACGACGCTTTACGACAAACAGAAATTCGGGTTGCAAGATGAGTTCCATTTCGGTATATGGCCGGAGATCAAAAAAACGCCTATAATAGCCGCTTCTCTATATGATCCGATCGGCGATTCCTCGAAATGGCTTGACCGCTATGTGAAAGCAGAGAACGATCAAAACCTCATCATCATCGGGCGCGGGTCATTGAGCAATGCCGTGCGATTGCCTTTTTCCGCTGATGATATCAATAGAGGCCGCACCATTATCATGTTCGAGCAGACGCCAGACGATCTTCTGCGCTTGGGGTTGCGCT
The DNA window shown above is from Spirochaetota bacterium and carries:
- a CDS encoding LamG-like jellyroll fold domain-containing protein, which produces MAKHFAHQHFIRTLMLTAIILAPCTVNAQMPLSADASLYLWLSADKGVITNTDGFVSVWQDQSPEKNNAVQTSAEKSPVRVAAAINGQPVVHFDGEDDSLVTAKPMLLTKNCTVFIVALNTKQSATGSAHKAIFAGAQNVYKATATSYGFGYSRLSDTFIIRTGDGSKETGLAIPDPANDTFELISVSIENASCRVFRDGKAAGTSDTGRTSGFQAETYVIGDQYGSELRQYTGAIAEIVVFNRALLDTERSSIEQYLTKKYLSGERKIDLAVFPKRKVWSPTGWFVQAAADPNTAPVDANWNSVRVLNTARAIIGRGGLGKLPSGVKSADDIDAVWYKKTYDIPGDWKDRSVWIRFTMIEGQAALFVNGRKVREMLRGDWETDITSYVTPGTQAEVQLYCTRNFNGLTATIEDDELMRQALTHAKRTKMESLGLTYDAVLFPRGRTAWLSDAFVESKVREKKIVLAVTAGGDHARDGNISGVIRSITEPSQKPVSFGPFAVTADENTYEIDFSGTPWYLDAPHLYRIETELRVGGKAVQAMSNTFGFREVSIAGNKVYLNGRRSTWRMIGPFHGGGTCSTTAMSTNSVFLDLFRSMGFNVIQLQPNGSFWWGYLTSQWHNLTTYNLHDDNFLDLCDRLGIGVTLPIPPSGNNQRLAFKLDKGSKGYEQYRREMLAYIKRYRHHPCIQAYTIGMNIINYDTYAENLSPRGMGQEFPVGKERAHEAVSIAAGIDIVHEIDPTVPVYVHAGGSWGGDISGGNQHMNLLPISEYEKWPSYWAENGKKPWVGDEFGCPWLGDFMFKKYSKAGWGLEDKDPVIAFTEFCALLYGDEAYRNEPEHYRRRPTEGLGDYEKYGTTYLTAPMRYSRIPAYENFLSDYYSRIAKSWRTWGIQGWVPWLMELTVNWQNPVITDVFVQRYAAVMQPLLVYIGGSPDFINRDRNYFQNETITKQIVIVYDGPESRIEFPVRWQASWDDGGVIASGTETVKIDAGGIQFKPIVLKATTTAKKRYATIKITTLYDKQKFGLQDEFHFGIWPEIKKTPIIAASLYDPIGDSSKWLDRYVKAENDQNLIIIGRGSLSNAVRLPFSADDINRGRTIIMFEQTPDDLLRLGLRCEERGVRKVFVREKAHPVMAGIQSSDLEDWRGSASLLPEETPPRYWTHRDVPQAGFRAQRMTRCGNHGNVASAIIEIPHKGNFRPLIDCEFDMAYSPLLEWRHGKGRIIYCQLDLTGRVGVDPAATAVAEQLLKYAAAPSDDVNRTLSIGMDESVMREFASLGFEQGKGEQAVRIMPPKKFDDTAREKIKSGYTALIAADGTPSAGYTLVTNVTRSPSLDDAVIGAGTIGPGLLRWRQPIDYFVDANGSLVSDSVLGKGRVVFCGVPVTAFDIGNPSQARLSQLRVRGLYNRMLSFLNVKSEAALVERITTLIDVPSNQSDDTRIVEDQLLNDIEISAVKKGPLSQKALLDEKLSEESVSWKSLTLLAAASDLAGYGGAKSSIIDVASLYKIQPGMDQVVLIRGSFDLAADSRVNFYAGGDYWAYIWVDGTLTIDLSKQSGAPGKATEIKSGNFTKGKHTVLIKLVSGSRGFNVSFFMDNLAAPRKFSGTKAIDFSKYYSQPMRHYDPPGTYPLYLRPMEDFEDPYLYFAW
- a CDS encoding AraC family transcriptional regulator, with translation MPFALNRSFDPAADLSVRIVGMHETMPPGMIERPGTGDLMAIVFVDAAHVRTPAGDLPVSGNSIVVWDKGWPHCYGNISRRWTHQWLHFAGKKANALLKDKGVALGTPAAIKDIVQADATFMLLYREISTRTRPDARMLASLLENFFSVQYRPDEQGSAHIPEWVIRARWNIETHSAKPLTLASLALDAGYSVPHLSSAFRKAFGVSPISYLLESRLRKAEMLLANRDLRTHEVAAATGFTNIHYFYRAFKNRFGAGPREYRQRILTDAPSAKKHGVGIRS
- a CDS encoding chemotaxis protein CheX, with amino-acid sequence MRLEYINPFAEAAYETLGTYLKDDIRISDVTLREGVTEISGLAIVIGISGQASGNVLLDMSEEVACKVGSAMNETPCVNVGPPVINAIKELANMVSALAVTKISKIGYDLNVSPPVVVQGHQITYQSFKNESLLVRLDIANVGPMDIFVAIVEQA
- a CDS encoding KpsF/GutQ family sugar-phosphate isomerase; the encoded protein is MKKDIIPYAQSVLREEAEAIIRVSDRLSGAFTEALDLMLACKGRVVVTGVGKSGHIGRKFASTLASTGTPSFFVHPAECQHGDFGMIIEGDVMVIISQSGESAEVHGIIPYVKRFKIPVIAICNKPSSYLGKNAAVTLPLHVEKEICPLNLAPTTSAVVTLALSDAIAVSLMRIRGFTEKDFAIYHPGGSLGKQLATVEGIMRTGKALTLVSPDDTLASVLDRLVAERIGWALIVDGETKKLSGILVDGDVKRILIGAKAGENILEKKVSDVMTHDPKTITKDTLVAEALAIMEGRITMLVVVEDGRPVGIVHIHDILKSKAI
- a CDS encoding response regulator; protein product: MRTMDIGSKINAKSPDGIDDNGKPFRLLLVDDSAFVIKQLQQIFISEEYEIIGTAEDGEGAVVMYKELKPDLVTLDITMPKMDGITALAKIVEYDKNARVVMISALGKEDLVKKALLTGAKNYITKPLDRKKVLERVKAVLSKG
- a CDS encoding protein-glutamate O-methyltransferase CheR, whose product is MTDEYFEKFKSMVYEESGICFNSVNRVVLESRINENIRARSLPDYDAYYQYLKKDRESLKEFLDSVTTNLTKFFRNEAQFVSLKQTVIPEIVARKAKTGSRVLRIWSAGCSTGEEPYSIAITVRESEALRGSQVSIFASDISLKSLIAAKEGRYRKDKFEQIDKAIIDKYFDAMADEYIVRDELKKLITFDYHNLKHPSAIKNLDIIFCRNVIIYFDAESQKRTIDQFYDVLNAEGYLYLGHSESLFGMQTSFKFNKMDDSIVYTKGL